The following coding sequences lie in one Primulina huaijiensis isolate GDHJ02 chromosome 2, ASM1229523v2, whole genome shotgun sequence genomic window:
- the LOC140967325 gene encoding RPM1-interacting protein 4-like: protein MERAKVPQFGNWESEEIPYTICFDNARKGKKSGQLLQNDQGNLEIQSKGNKLSSAASPKHELLSSQEEGDIRITSHSPLRPNLTVHKSSIEPSHKFHGRGQPGNIKQESEAFKALDTHGSWHDTRKIREEGDMRRFTDSPLHNEIAGRRPSSGNNTPSRVSRQSAGSNRSVEPSPLHPHSQGRVGGKNSGFSSPSWERKATSESSHSLAPSTPGRSRLRSVAKGDDTPDKSPAIPKFGEWDETNPASAEEYSHIFSRVREEKNSDTGKVPVMPTETTYSNFQKHYGNDDLKGCWCFPWGTR from the exons CGCGCAAAGGTTCCACAATTTGGCAATTGGGAAAGCGAAGAAATTCCATATACCATATGCTTTGATAATGCGAGGAAGGGCAAGAAAAGTGGCCAATTGTTACAAAATGATCAAGGAAATCTCGAGATTCAATCTAAAGGCAATAAATTATCTTCTGCTGCATCACCTAAGCATGAGCTACTCTCTAGCCAAGAGGAGGGTGACATACGTATAACTAGTCATTCACCTTTACGCCCTAACCTTACTGTTCATAAATCATCAATTGAACCATCTCACAAATTTCATGGTCGTGGACAACCTGGAAACATTAAACAAGAATCTGAAGCATTTAAGGCCTTAGACACGCATGGGTCTTGGCATGATACTCGAAAAATTCGGGAAGAAGGTGATATGCGACGATTTACCGATTCTCCACTACACAATGAAATTGCAGGTCGGAGACCTAGCTCTGGCAATAATACACCTTCAAGGGTTTCTCGACAGAGTGCTGGGTCTAATCGAAGCGTTGAACCTTCACCACTGCATCCGCATTCACAGGGAAGAGTTGGAGGAAAAAACAGTGGATTTTCTTCTCCATCTTGGGAAAGGAAGGCTACGTCTGAAAGTAGCCATAGCCTGGCACCCTCTACTCCTGGAAGATCTCGGTTGAGATCAGTGGCGAAAGGCGATGACACT CCTGATAAAAGCCCTGCTATACCCAAGTTCGGTGAGTGGGATGAAACCAATCCTGCTTCAGCAGAAGAATATAGTCACATTTTTAGCCGAGTAAGAGAAGAAAAAAACAGTGACACTGGAAAGGTACCTGTCATGCCAACTGAAACAACATACTCAAACTTCCAGAAGCATTATGGAAACGATGATTTAAAG GGATGTTGGTGCTTTCCATGGGGCACACGATGA